TTCCACGCTGGCCTTCTGGGTCGGCTATGCCGCCCAGGAACTGAAGCCGTTGTGGCATCGGCTGCGCCAGCTTCTGCTCGCCTCCTCGAAGCTCTGCGTCGATGAGACCCCGGCGCCGGTGTTGGACCCGGGTCGCGGCAGAACGAAAACCGGCTACTTCTGGGCGCTGTCGCGCGACGACAGGCCCTGGGCCGGGCCTGATCCACCTGGAGTGGTTTATGCCTATGCACCGGGCCGCGGCGCCGTTCATGGCTTGCGGCTGCTTGAGGGCTATCGCGGTATCATCCATTGCGACGGCTATCAGGCTTACAAGACCATGACCCGAGAGACGCGTGCGGACGCCCTGTCCGGGACGCTCGCCTTCTGCTGGTCGCATCTGCGGCGCCAGTTTGTGAAGATCGAGCGCGAGGCGGCACCAGCGCCAGCTCCGGTTGCCCGCGAGGCCCTCGAGCGCATCGCTCAGCTATATGCGGTCGAGAAGGCTCTCCGCGGCCGATCTGCGGACGAGCGCCGCGCCGGCAGGCACGCGCATGCCCGGCCTCTGGCTGCAGCCTTGAAGCAGTGGTTCGAGGCCAAGCTTGATCACCTTGCGCAGAAGAGCGACACGGCGAAGGCTTTGCGCTATGCGCTGCGGCATTGGGATGGCCTGACACTGTACCTTGATGACGGGCGCATCGAGATGGACACCAATGCTGTCGAGCGAGCGATGCGGCCGATCAAGCTCAACGCCAAGAACGCCCTTTTTGCCGGCTGCGACGAGGGCGCTGAGAATTGGGCATTGCTCGCTTCGCTCATTGAGACCTGCAAGCTCAATGGCGTCAGCGCCGAGCACTGGCTTGCTGACGTTCTCGCCAAGCTCGTCAATGGCTGGGCTGCGGCACGACTGGACGAACTGCTTCCCTGGGCGTCGACCTATACGATGTATACACACGATCCGAGGCTGGCGGCATGAGCCTGAACACGACCGC
This Bradyrhizobium sp. CCBAU 53421 DNA region includes the following protein-coding sequences:
- a CDS encoding IS66 family transposase, with the translated sequence MSDLPDELPSDPAELRVFAAALLDRCARLERLLKLAKDAQFGRSSEKLDADQLQLVLEDIEGAVAALEATEDRANPRVCEKRTAERRANRGQLPEHLPRIVETLMPAETCCPSCAGDLFEIGRDESQRLDVVPAQYRVIVTRRPKLACRACHGVVLQHAAPERLIRGGLPTERLVAHVIDAKYHWHLPLYRQAQMLATHGIALDRSTLAFWVGYAAQELKPLWHRLRQLLLASSKLCVDETPAPVLDPGRGRTKTGYFWALSRDDRPWAGPDPPGVVYAYAPGRGAVHGLRLLEGYRGIIHCDGYQAYKTMTRETRADALSGTLAFCWSHLRRQFVKIEREAAPAPAPVAREALERIAQLYAVEKALRGRSADERRAGRHAHARPLAAALKQWFEAKLDHLAQKSDTAKALRYALRHWDGLTLYLDDGRIEMDTNAVERAMRPIKLNAKNALFAGCDEGAENWALLASLIETCKLNGVSAEHWLADVLAKLVNGWAAARLDELLPWASTYTMYTHDPRLAA